The following is a genomic window from Rhizobium sp. 11515TR.
GCATCGACCACGACATGCGCGGCAGCATAGGCCACGCGATTGAAATGATGACCGCCCGCCGGTTTCACAGGCGCCATCAACGGCTCATTGACGGGCGTGAAAGCGGCGATCGTACCATCCGCCCTTGGCAAGTGAAGGCTTCTCTCCATGAGATCAGCCTCCTAACGGGCCGAAAGGGAGGGAACGTCGACCCAGCGACGCTCGGCCCAGCTCTTCTGTGCCAGCTCTGCCAGCTGCACACCCTTAGCGCCCTCGCGCAGCGTGAACTTCCACGGCGCATCCTCGGCCACATGGCACAGGAACTGCTCCCATTGCGCCTTGAAGCCGTTGTCGAAGGCCTGCGTATCGGGCACCTCTTCCCAGGTATCGAAGAAATTGATCGGCTGCGGCTGATCCGGGTTCCAGACGGGCTTCGGCGTGTTGACCCGATGCTGCGTCCAGCAGCGCATCAGACCGCAGACGGCCGATCCATGGGTACCGTCGACCTGGAAGGTAACGAGATCGTCGCGGCGAACCCTGACCGCCCAAGAGGAGTTGATATGCGCGATAACGCCACCTTCGAGCTCGAAGGTTGCATAGGCGGCATCGTCGGCATCGGCAACATAGATGTTACCGTTCTCATCGACGCGGCTTGGAATATGCGTCGCGCCGAGGCAGCTGACCGACCTGACCTCACCAAAGAGATTATCGAGCACATAGCGCCAATGCGGCAGCATATCGAGGATCATGCCGCCGCCATCCTTTTTGCGGTAGTTCCAGGACGGACGCTGTGCCTTCACCCCCCAATCGCCTTCGAAGACCCAGTAACCGAATTCGCCCCGCACGGAGAGGATCTTGCCGAAGAAGCCGCTGTCGCGCAGCATGGCGATCTTGCGCAAGCCCGGCAGGAAGAGCTTGTCCTGGACGACGCCGTTCTTGACGCCGCGACGCTCGGCGGAAGCAGCAACCGAGAGCGCCTCCTCCAGCGTCTCGGAGATCGGCTTTTCGCAATAGACATGCTTGCCGGCGGCAATCGCCTTTTCGAGAAGCTCGACGCGCATCTGCGTCGAACCGGCATCGAAGAAGATCGTATTGTTGGGATCGGCAAGAGCGGCATCGAGATCGGTCGTGGTCTTCGAAAGACCATGCTTGCGGGCGATCGCCTCGATCTTCTCGGCATTGCGGCCGACAAGCAGCGGCTCCGGCATCAGCCGGTCGCCGTTCGACAGAAGAACGCCGCCCTGCTCGCGGATCGCCAGGATGGAACGCACGAGATGCTGGTTATAGCCCATGCGGCCGGTAATGCCGTGCATGATGATGCCGATCGGCTTCGTTGCCATGAGTTTCTTCCTCCCGTAAATAACTATATAGTTACATAACTGACACGGCGAGCCGATGCTGTCAACGGCCATCGTCAATGGCCGCGACGGCAATCATCTGCCGTTGCTGAGCTCGTGGCTCCGGGGATTTCAGGGACGCAGATAGGCGAAAATCACATCGACGATATGCTCGCCCCAGGCGTCGATCTCACTCTTGTCAGAGAGGTTCCGACGGAAGATCGTCGAGAGCGTCCAGCGGTTCGTGAGGAAGAACGAGCCGAGGGCCGCAATGCTCATATAGATCTTCACCGGATCGCAGCCGCTGCGGAATACGCCCGTCGCCACACCGCGATCAAGCAGGCCGGATATCTCCGACACCAGCGGCGAGTGCAGCTCGAAAATGCGCGCCGAACGCTTCAGGAAGCGGGCCTTATGCATGTTTTCCGTGCTGAGAATCCCCAGGAATTCCGGGTGATCCAGAAAATATTGCCAGGTGAAGACGACCAGCTCCCGCATGCCGTCGGCAGGCGAGCGATGCGAGAGATCGAGCCGTGCTTCCGCCGAACGGATCGCGATATAGCTACCTTCCAGAACGGCGACGTAGAGCGCATCCTTGCCGCCGAAATAGTGATAGAGCATCCGCTTGTTGATTTTCGCCCGTTCGGCGATGGCATCGACGCGAGCGCCGCCATAGCCGCGCTCGGCAAATTCCTTGGTCGCAGCCGCCAAAATCGCCTTACTGGTGCGTTCCGCATCCCTGAGACGGGGCCGTTCCGAAGCTGCGCGCGAGGGTGTTTTCTCTGCATTCGCAAGGCCTGCATTCCTTGCGCTACGCTTCACGGTCTTGGCTTCTGACATCATGGCTCCCGGCGGCATTTCGTAAGGCTTATGCGGCCCACCCTCGCGCCGATAAGTAACCGATCATCGCATAAGTTGACAGCCCCCGGTGAATCGAAGGCAATAGTAACCATATGGTTATATCGATTTAAATGTGGATATGGCGAAGGATACCGAGAGGAAACGTGGGATTTCCGGCGCTGCCGTAACCCGTCTGAACAACAGTGAGATTGGACTCGGACGGCGACAATCTTGCGTTCGGCCCCTATCCGGCCTTAGACAACAATAGCAAGCGGCATCGGATGAGCATGACCAGAAACCAAATCGCAATCATTGGCGGCGGCCCTGCCGGGTTGATGGCGGCAGAGACCTTATCGCGGCTTGGCCATCGCATCGTGGTCTATGACAGCATGCCGACGGTTGCGCGCAAGTTTCTGCTGGCCGGAAAATCCGGTCTCAACATCACGCATTCGGAAGATTACGGTGTTTTTGCCACCCGCTTCGGCGCTGCTTCGTCCCGATTGCGCGCGGCGCTTGACGATTTCCAGCCTGATGAGATCAGAGCCTGGGCGAAAGGCCTGGGAACGGAAACCTTCATCGGCTCGTCCGGCCGCGTCTTCCCGAAAGTCATGAAGGCGTCGCCGCTGCTGCGTGCCTGGCTGGCGAGGCTGGAGACGCTAGGCGTCAGCATCATGACGCGGCACCGCTGGTGCGGCTTCGAGGACGACAGTCTAGTCTTCGAAACAGTAAACGGGCGCGAGCTCGTGCGTCATGACGCCGTTCTGCTCGCGCTCGGCGGGGCAAGCTATGCCCGGCTCGGATCGGACGCGGCATGGGTCAGCTGGCTTCGCGACAATGGGATCGACATAGCCACCTTCCAGCCGGCCAATTGCGGCTTCGACGTCACCTGGAGTGCGACCTTCAGCGAGCGCTTTGCCGGCGAACCCCTCAAGGCCGTCACGGCAACATCGGAAGCCGGGACTTTTCCCGGCGAATTCGTCATCTCGAAAACAGGGATCGAGGGCAGTCTGGTCTATGCGCATGCAGCCTCGTTACGCGACCGGTTGGCAAAAATGGGCGAGGCCTCGCTCATTGTCGACTTGGCGCCCGGACGCAATGAGGAGCGTTTGGCGCGCGATCTAGCGCGGCAGGATTCCAAGGCAAGCTTCTCCAATCGCCTGCGCAAGGGCGCCGGCATCGAGGGCGTCAAGGCGGGTCTTTTGCGCGAGCTTGCCGAACCCGCCGTTCTCTCGCATCCGGAAGCGCTTGCCGGCCTGATCAAGGCTTTGCCGATTCCGTTGCTGAGGCCGAGACTCATTGCCGAGGCCATCTCGTCTGCCGGCGGCATTCGTTGGGATGAGCTCGACGAAAGATACATGCTGAAGAAGCTCCCCGGCATGTTCGTCGCCGGAGAGATGATCGATTGGGAAGCGCCGACGGGCGGCTATCTTCTGACGGCCTGCTTTGCGACCGGGCATGCAGCGGCAAAAGGCATGGATTCCTGGCTCAAGGCCAGTTGATCGAAGCCGGAACGCCTGAGCTTTAGCCGATCCGGCCCTTCTCCATCAGCCAGGCAACCGCTTCCTGAACGGCCTGCAACGAGGTGTAGCGGGGCCGGTAGCCAAGCAGTCTTTCAGCCTTCGCAATCGAGCAATTCGGGCTTCTGGCAATGTGCTCCCAGGTCGCCTGCGCATCTTCCGCCGACTGGCTTTCGGCCCATGCCCCATAGGGCAGGAATTCCAACTTTGGCTCATGTCCGAACCAGCGCGACATGGCCTCTGCATAGCCTCTGAGCGTCAACGCACCGCCTGAAACCGCATGAAAAGCCTCTCCCGTCGAGACCCGCCAATTGGCAATAGCGCCCATGAACATTTGCGCGACATCATCGGCATGAACGTGGTGGACTGTCTCCAGGCCGAAATTCGGCAGAACGAAGGTTTCACCGCGCGCC
Proteins encoded in this region:
- a CDS encoding Gfo/Idh/MocA family protein, with translation MATKPIGIIMHGITGRMGYNQHLVRSILAIREQGGVLLSNGDRLMPEPLLVGRNAEKIEAIARKHGLSKTTTDLDAALADPNNTIFFDAGSTQMRVELLEKAIAAGKHVYCEKPISETLEEALSVAASAERRGVKNGVVQDKLFLPGLRKIAMLRDSGFFGKILSVRGEFGYWVFEGDWGVKAQRPSWNYRKKDGGGMILDMLPHWRYVLDNLFGEVRSVSCLGATHIPSRVDENGNIYVADADDAAYATFELEGGVIAHINSSWAVRVRRDDLVTFQVDGTHGSAVCGLMRCWTQHRVNTPKPVWNPDQPQPINFFDTWEEVPDTQAFDNGFKAQWEQFLCHVAEDAPWKFTLREGAKGVQLAELAQKSWAERRWVDVPSLSAR
- a CDS encoding TetR/AcrR family transcriptional regulator — translated: MSEAKTVKRSARNAGLANAEKTPSRAASERPRLRDAERTSKAILAAATKEFAERGYGGARVDAIAERAKINKRMLYHYFGGKDALYVAVLEGSYIAIRSAEARLDLSHRSPADGMRELVVFTWQYFLDHPEFLGILSTENMHKARFLKRSARIFELHSPLVSEISGLLDRGVATGVFRSGCDPVKIYMSIAALGSFFLTNRWTLSTIFRRNLSDKSEIDAWGEHIVDVIFAYLRP
- a CDS encoding TIGR03862 family flavoprotein yields the protein MTRNQIAIIGGGPAGLMAAETLSRLGHRIVVYDSMPTVARKFLLAGKSGLNITHSEDYGVFATRFGAASSRLRAALDDFQPDEIRAWAKGLGTETFIGSSGRVFPKVMKASPLLRAWLARLETLGVSIMTRHRWCGFEDDSLVFETVNGRELVRHDAVLLALGGASYARLGSDAAWVSWLRDNGIDIATFQPANCGFDVTWSATFSERFAGEPLKAVTATSEAGTFPGEFVISKTGIEGSLVYAHAASLRDRLAKMGEASLIVDLAPGRNEERLARDLARQDSKASFSNRLRKGAGIEGVKAGLLRELAEPAVLSHPEALAGLIKALPIPLLRPRLIAEAISSAGGIRWDELDERYMLKKLPGMFVAGEMIDWEAPTGGYLLTACFATGHAAAKGMDSWLKAS